Within the Paenibacillus sp. AN1007 genome, the region TGACCGGCCGAGACAAGAAACTATTACGGAAGAACCCGCTTTTCTCGAACGCAAACGACAGATTGCGCAGTGGATGAAAGAAGAACAGCAGAAAGCCCGCCTATTATGATAGCGCGGGCTTTTAAGTTATTTTTTTCCTAATTTGGTGATCCAACTCGCTCCATTTGGCGTTATATATATGAATACCCATGATACAAGGAGGAACTCCTTCATGCATTCCCAAACGTTTGCACCGCTGATCGACGCCCATCTTCATTTGGATAAATACAAACCGGAAGAACAGGAGGAGATGCTGCTCAGCTTCTCATCGCAGCAGGTCGAGGCTGTCATTGCCGTCTCTATGAACCTGGATTCCGCTCATGCCAATCTGAAGCTCGCCAAACAGCATCCACGTTACGTGTACCCTGCGTTTGGTTACCATCCCGAACAGCCGATGCCATCTCTTACCGAACAGGAGCAGTTCTTTCAATGGATCGAAGAACACATTGGACATGCCATAGCCATTGGTGAAGTCGGCTTACCCTATTACAGCCGCGAAGAAGCACGGCGGTCAGGTCTGGAATTTGATCAGAGGGGATATATTGATCTGCTCGAACAGTTCATTATGCTCGCCAAAAAGCACAACAAACCCGTTATTCTGCATGCGGTGTACGAAGATGCGGGTATCGCCTGTGATCTGCTGGAGAAACATCAGTACACGCGTGCTCACTTTCACTGGTTCAAAGGCTCAAAACAGACGATACGGCGTATGGCCAACAACGGTTATTTCATCTCCTTCACACCGGATATTCAGTACGAGACAGAGATTCGTGAGCTTGCCCGGCAGTATCCGGCAGAGCAGGTCATGGCCGAGACAGACGGGCCTTGGCCCTTCGAAGGACCCTTCCAGGGACGTATGACACACCCGGCAATGACTCGTCAGGTGATCCAGGCCTGGAGTGAGATTACGGGTATGGGAACCGAGCGCGCGACACGCTTGTTTTACCGAAACACAAAACGTTTCTACCGTCTGCCGGAGTAAACACATCATGAAAAGAAGCCCGCACCAGCAATGCAAAGAGCCAGTCTGCTTCATGCTGAACGGCACTCCGCTAGTCATACTTGACTCGGAGGTACCGTCCAGTCATGTTCGACTGGCTTTTCATCTATATTTTATTCATGCTGTTGTTGGTGCTTCCGATTGCAAAGTTCTTACTGTCCTATGGTTTACCCCTATTATCGCTTCAGGAAACCTTTGCGTTCCAGGAATGCTCTTACCTGCAGACGTGCAGGCTCGGTTAGACGAATCGCCATTTGTTCAGACCAAGGGGTTGTACGTTCCCCGTTTGTCCGCTTTTTCAAGTATTCTGCCGTGATCTCATCATACTCCTGCACACCCTTCAGGCTCTGCTCCGGTTGATACCGGTTATGATGCAGTACAGCCTTCAGCGGCAGTCGCGGACGAATACCTGTTTCTTGATCGGCAACTCCAATGCACATGCCGTATACCGGATAGACCCCATCCGGCAGTTCGAGCAGTTCCGCCACTTCTTCAATACGGTTACGGAGTCCGCCGATATACACAATGCCGAAACCAAGGGACTCGGCTGCCAGTGCGGCATTCTGTGAAGCGAGCGCAGCATCAATTGTAGCCACCATAAAGTTTTCAGTTGAGTCCGCATAGGACTCCTTCTCCGGAAGATGGCGTTTTGCGGCATCCTGCAATCGGTACAGGTCAGCACACCATACGAGAAAGACCGGGCATTCATTGATATATGCCTGATTCCCTGCCAGTTCAGCCAGCTTGGCCTTCTGCTCCTGATCGGTTACAGCGATAATGGAATATGCCTGTACGTTGCTTGAAGAGGATGCCATCTGCCCTGCAGCTGCGATGGCTTCGAGCTGTTCCTCACTGACCGGGTCCGGCTTGAATTTGCGCACGGAGCGGTGCCTCATTATCAGTTCAATCGTTTCGTTCATGGCTGTTCACTCCTAATCCTCGAAGTACGAACTCCACCGTCTGTTCGGCAAGTTCCTCTGTGTTCATATCCTGATAGTCAAATCCAAAACGCGAGTGCTTCGCCCGCTTGTGTGCAAGTGCGGCTCCCATAACCTGAAGCATGGCGTACGATGCGGACTCAATCTTAAACAAGCCCTCATCTTTGCCCTGCTGCAGGTATTCTCTCACTTTGTTCCAGACCGGGTCCAAATATTGAAATACGGTCGCAGTCCGGTGAGTGCGAAGGGTGATTTCCAGCTGCACAATGTCACTCATCTCACGATCCGTCATCGTAAATCGCACGACTTCCCCCACAATTCGGCGTATACCGTCAACGGGAGACAAGGATTCTGCAGCCAGTGCACTCAAAATATGCTCGGGAAAAAAATGTTCAAACAACGCGTCAAACACCTTTTCTTTTCCGCCAAAATGGTAGGATACCAGCGACACATTCGCGCCCGCCTCATCACAGATTTGACGAACACTTGTCCCGTCATACCCCTGCTCAGCAAAAAGTTTTTTGGCTGCAAGCAGTATCCTCGTTTTGATGTCCAATTCCGGTTCCGTCATTTGTTTCTCTCCTCTTATCCGTTCATGTCAGCTGCTGCAGCCCCTTATCCTGACTGCTGCCCTCACTCATTCTATCTATTATATTACACCAAGCACCCCGATGAAAATCATCGGGGTGCTTGGTTCGTACGATACAGCTGACTGATTCACGTCTGCGTACGTATATTAGCTGTTTGCCGGAGCCGGACTTGGCATACCGGCCGGTTTGCGTCCTTTTTTGAGCAGCGTCACAACAAGAGACAGTACAACAGCTGCAAGCAGTACAACCACGATGGAAACGGCAGCAGACTGCACGCCTGGCCCACCAAGCTGCACGCTTAGAATGCCCTGTACCGCATAAGTTGCAGGCAGGTAATGACCAATCCCGCTGTAGAAGCTGTTCAGCAGTTCACGCGGTACCATTGCACCGGATGATACCAGCTGCAGGGACAGCGAAATGATATTGAACAAACTGCCTGCCGGTCCAAAGCAGATCAGGAAAAACTGCGAGAAGAACATAAATGTACACAGGAACAGTGCCTGGAACAACCAGAATGCCACAAATCCTTGTGCGATCTGTCCACCCAGTGCGACAATCAGGGAAGACCCAAGTAAGGAAACAACCAAGGCTGAACCGACATTAATAACAACCCTGGCACCGAACAATGTCAGGCGGGAGAACATAGTGGACAGCATGCCCATCGCAACCTGGAGATTCATTCCCATAATCATGGCGCCTACATAAGACGCGAGCACCATCATCATCGGTACCATCTGGTTATTCATGCCGTTCACCGGATTAATCGATGTCGTTTTGCCTTCCACCCGATTGGTCAGGTTCGCAGCTGCCTGGGCAGCCTGATCTGAAGGAGCACCTGAAGCGGTCAGAACGGCTTGTACGCCTTGTGCGGAAGCTTGTTTGTTAATGGTGTTGGTCACGCTCTGCGACACACCCTGCATCATGCTTTTGATCGTTACCGGATTAGCTTCATTAATCGTGTATTTGATCTCGGCCGTGGAACCTGCCGTCTGAAGGGATTCATTAAATCCGGCCGGAATATTCAGCACCATATGGACTTGATGATGCTTCAATTGATCCAGTGCCTCAGCCGCATTCAAGTTGGCTGCCGTGTGGAAAGGCAGTGTCTTTGCCAACTGATCAGCAATGCCTTTGGACAGCTCCCCATCTTCATTCACAATGGCTACAGTTAATTCATTAGTCCGGTCATTCACTCCGGAATATGCCGTCATCCAGATCACACTAAAGATAACCTGGAACATCAGTGCAGTAACGATCCCTATAATTACTGGTGGTTTTTTAAATAAAGTGCGTAAAGCTTGCAGCATATGATTTGGTTCCCCCATCTTCAAAATAGTTCTAATTTGATTTAAACATTCGTTTGAATCAAACAATCGTTTAAATTTTAATTGTATATGTCAATATTGTCAATAAGTTTTCGTTAAATTCAGAAAATTAAAGCAAACTTTCATGAAATAGTGTTTCTATTTTCACGAAGTTTTTCTGGCAATTTACATATGACCACATTTACATAAAAAAATACACGGTCCGCCGCTAAGCTAACCGCGCATTCCTTTGATTTTTCAAATATCTGTTTCTTTCCCGGCTCCCCTTATGTTCCCCCAAGTAACCTCTTTGCTGTATTACTTGGTTCGAGCCAGCTTCATACGCTGCAGACGCAGTGCGTTCAGTACAACCGATACCGAACTGAATGCCATCGCAGCTCCTGCCAGCCACGGCGCGAGGAAACCTGCTGCTGCAATGGGGATCCCGATTACATTGTAGCCAAGCGCCCAGAACAAGTTCTGTTTGATATTGCCCATCGTGCGGCGGCTCATCTCTATGGCATCTGCAATGCTGTTCAAGTCACCGCGCATCAACGTAATATCTGCCGCTTCCATCGCCACATCCGTTCCGGTTCCAATCGCCATGCCGATATCGGCTGTTGCCAGTGCAGGAGCATCGTTAATGCCGTCTCCAACCATCGCTACCTTCCGGCCGCTCTCCTGCAATTTCTTCACTTCGGCCGCTTTGCCTTCAGGCAGAACTTCTGCCAAAACGCTGTGAATTCCCGCTTGCTCCGCTACCGCAAGAGCCGTGCGTTCATTATCTCCCGTAATCATTATGACATCGATGCCCATCGCTTGGAGACGTCCAATTGCCTCCCGAGACGTATCCTTGATGGTATCCGCCACCGCAATGATGCCTGCCCACTGACCTTGAGCAGCAACCAGCATAGCCGTACGCCCCTGTTCCTCCAGTTGGTTCATCTGCATCATGGTTTCCTCCGACAGATCTACGTTTGCGTCTGCCAACAGACGGCGTGTTCCCACCAAAATCACCTCACCAGATACTTCAGCACGCACACCATATCCGGGTATATTCTCAAACGCTGCTGCCGGTTCCAGATCCAGACCTTTATCCCGAATGCCGCTGACAATCGCCTCGGCTAACGGATGCTCCGAATTCTGTTCTGCTGCTCCAACACGTTTAAGCAGCTCGGATTCAGTCCAGCCCGGTGCGGTGACAACATCAGTTAATACAGGCTTTCCTTGGGTAACGGTTCCTGTTTTGTCGAGCACAACCGTTTGAATCTGCTGGGCCGTCTCCAGATGTTCGCCTCCCTTGAACAGGATGCCGTATTCCGCCGCCCGGCCCGATCCGGCCATGACGGAGGTTGGCGTTGCCAGCCCCAGTGCACATGGACAGGCAATAACAAGTACAGCAATCGCCTTCTCCAATGATCCGGCGAAGTCCCCCGGGCTGGCAAACAAATACCAGATCAAAAAGGTCAGTACGGCAATACCCACAACAATCGGCACAAAAATACCCGAGATCACATCGGCAATCCGCTGAATAGGCGCTTTCGACCCCTGCGCCTGCTCAACGACTTTGATAATTTGGGATAAGGCTGTATCTGAACCCACGCGGGTCGCCTGAATGCGGAGAACACCGTTTTTGTTCAGCGTTGCACCCGTGACCGGATCACCCGGCTTTTTGTCTACAGGCAGACTTTCACCACTAAGCATAGATTCATCGACAGAGGACTGTCCTTCTTCAACGATCCCATCCACCGGGATGCTGTCCCCGGGCTTCACCAGAACGACATCACCGACCGCTAAATAAGAAGCCGGAATTAGAACCTCCTGCCCGTCACGGATAACCCGTGCCTCTCGGGGAGCCAATTCAATCAGGCTTTTGATTGCCTGTGAGGAGCGGCCCTTTGCGACAGCCTCAAACCATTTTCCAAGCAGAATCAATGTGATCAGGATTGCACTGGTCTCATAATACAGCTCGACCATAGGCACAGCAGCTGCACCAGCAGCCATGCTCACATCCGTTCCCATCGCCCCGTGTTCCATTCCCTGACCCATCCCGGCACCAGGCAGATAACCGCTCGTTAACGTCAGATACAGACTGTAGAAAAAGGCTGCGCTGGTCCCCAGTGCAACGAGTACGTCCATATTGGCACTGCCATTACGAAGTGCCTTGTATGCTCCGACATAGAACTGCCATCCAATAACAAATTGGACCGGAGTCGCGAGGAGCAGCTGGAACCATGGATTCAAAAACAGATCCGGTACATAAATCCCCGATGTAAACGAGAAATGGCCCACCATCGCCCACAATAGCGGAATGGATAAGAGCGCGGAGATCATCCACTTCCACTTCTTGCGCTGCGAGCTCCCGTTCCCGAACAGAAGTCGATTCCTCCTGTGTTAATTGCAATTCGGCACCATAGCCCAGCTGTTTGATCTTGGCTGTAATGTCCGAAGGTTTAAGTGTACCTGCAGCATATTCAATATGCCCCGTCTCCAGCGCCAGATTAACGTTGGCTTGTGCAACACCCGGAAGCCGGGACAATCCTTTCTCAATACGTGCAGAGCAGGCCGCACAGGTCATGCCTGTAATATCCAGATCAACCGATTCAGTCACCGTACCATAACCAAGTGCCGCTACTTTATCCCGTAAGGCGTTCACATTTGTTGTTTTGGGATCATACATAATCGATGCCTGTTCGATGGCAAGGTTTACGCTGGCTTGCTGCACCCCTTCCATGCGGGAAAGACCCTTCTCGACTCTTGTTGAGCAGGCTGCACAGGTCATACCCGTGATGTGAAGAGTTGTCTTCAGACCAGGGCTTTCCATAGGTGCTGGCGTAGGTGCCGATTCTATTTTCTCAGAGTTGGTGGTCGCCATTATGTCGTCTCCTTTCAGAAAAATAATACCCTATAGGGGTATATTGGAAGCGGGAAAACAGGCTGAGACCGTTATCACATTGACCACGCAGGTCTGTTCAAAAATCATTGGAATTGTCTCCATGATTTTACGGTCCCGAGCCTGTTCTGATACATTCCATTCGTCAATGATCCCTTGGATCATTACACGACATCGTATCCCTGATCTTCAATTGCTGCTTTAATCTGATCTACTGTTACAGCCTGTTCATTATATTCCACGGCTACTGTTCCGGCTGCCAGATCGACCTGACCGCTCGCTCCTGCGCTTTTTACCGCTTCTTCAACGGATTTCACGCAGTGATTGCAGGACATTCCTTTTACATTCAATGTAATATTAGACATGTTCTATTCCTCCTTGGTTATGTTCGTATGTGTGACTTGAATCGTTCCATAATTACTTCATTAATTTCCTGACAGTAACCAGCAATTCATCGACCACTTCGTGTTCACCAGCCTGAATGCGTTCTACGATACAGCTCTTCATATGTCCTTCCAGCAAAAGCTTGCCTACCGAATTCAGCGCGGACTGTGCGGCAGCAATCTGGGTTAACACATCATCGCAGTACGTGTCCTTCTCAATCAGACCTTTAATCCCGCGTATCTGGCCTTCTACCCGGTTTAAACGAGAGATCAGATTGCCCTTCATCTCCTCGGAATGGTGGCTTTTGCGAACAGGCCTTCCGTTCTTGTCTAGGTTCACACCATGACATGAATCTGCCTGCTGCCCCACTATATCTGTGCCTACAACATCAGCGGAGCCTTCGGCTGCAGTTAAAACCGGTTCTTCGGGATGGCTCTGATGATCCATCATAACACCCCTTTTCATTCGTTCTTTCATCAGATTAACATACCCCTATGGGGTATTCAAGGGATTTCTTTTCTTATATTATTGAACGTTTTGTGTATGTAGATTGGTGTATGTAGTTTTGACGATTACAACTCATGTCTCGTTTAAATTAAAACTTGTATTCCATTCTGCAGCTGCGCACCTGTAAGCCCATCTGCTCATAGAAAGCCACCGCTTGCGCGTTAAATGCCGACACAGTTAGCTCCATATGCTCTACCTGAAGCTCTTTCCCCAGGTCCAGTATGGCTTGCATCAGCTTCCTGCCCGTACCATGCCCCCGATATGCAGCATCAACGATCAGTTCGTGGATATACAGCATCCTGCGATCACTAAAAAGAGCATGATCCTGAATGATACTGAACTGTGCACTGCTGAATCCGATTAACTTCCCTGTCTCCACATGCTCCGCTGCATATACATAACGCTGGTCCGTAGTAAACCACTCGGCATATTCCTTTTCCCCCAGCCTTGGCTGTAAAGGCCGATATATGTCCGGTCTCGCCTGTACATGCATCTGGTGAAGATCATCCATCAGCCGGGATATACCCGGAAAGTCAGCCAACTGTGCACGCCGAATCTGTACTGCTTCGTTATCCATTACCATCCCTCTCAACCTTTCTATAGGTATTAGAACACATTATACAAGGATGAAAAAGCAGATACCATACGGCACCTGCTCTGAAGATGGCTGCACAAATCTGTGCCCTGCATAAGTTAAAAGCGATCTAACGTTCCAAGCAAATCCTTCTTATCATGAAGCAGGAAGAATCAAGTCTACTTTTTGGAAGAGGTATGGTTTCCTTCGTTAAAAGCAACCGGTGACGGCTTGACTGCCCAATCATCTGCCTGTGGCTCAATGTCCACACCGTTCATGATTTTCTTTTTCTCCATCAAAGAATCGCCGTCTTCATCTAGTTTGTTGCGGATTGCCGCCTCATCCTGAGGTTGATTGTTCTGTGTCATCGTCTAAGTCCTCCTTTTGCCATTTCATGTTGATGTATGTTCCTTGTATATAATTACCCAATGATTTCAATATCATTCGATATCGACCGGGACAAACTTATCGTGCCTGAGCTGGAAGTAAACTGTTGTGAATAAATCCGTATATCAAGACGTCTTCTATCAATGGATACCTGAGATTTCCACTTCATTTCATGAACTAATTTTGGACAGGTGTCACAAAAGGACCTCTTCCAGGTGTTGTATAGATGAACAAACAATTTACACATGGAGGTATCTATCGTGAAACCAATGTACAAAGTATTAAGTTCCATTGCTCTTGCAGGCATGATCGGCACCGTATCCCTTGCAGCACTGCCATCATCGGCAGACGCAGCGAAAGCCAAAACTGAAGGGTCCACGACGGTTACTGCACCAGCAGAAACAAACAAAAATAAAAAAGCACCGGCAGCCGTGGTCAAAAAAGTAGAACAAACACTCCAAAAGTTGACCAACAAAGCGTACAAGTTGGATAAAGGCAGTTATCTCGAAGGAATCGGTTGGGATTTTAATGTCCTTGGTACCCCTTTCCCAAGCCAATTACTGGTCGACTTAAAGGGAAATATTCGTTCGGGACATATTCAAGAGGATGAAATCTCTTATTTCTTTGAAAAGAACAAGCTCAGCTACACCCAAGAAAATATATCCTTTGAAGATGTAAACGAACAGGACATCAAAGCAGCGGAAGAGGTGTTCGGCAAACTGGATTTACCTATGGGAGAGCTGAACGGTGCTGTGCTGCAGCACAAAGGGAATCATCAAATTCTTGAATTTATGTATACAAACGAAGATTACGGGACGTGGATTAGCGTGGATCAAGCCACGCATAAGGTTGTTGGTGTTAATGCCAGAGCACTCGCCGATGACTTGTTTAACAAAGGACAGAAAGCTATTGATGAATATCACAAAAAAATGAAGAAGATTTCGATCAGACAATTACAAGATAGCGGCGTGGCACAAGCAGAGCTGCTGCTCGGTTTGGATCTGAATGGTCATATGGTGAAAAAAGAAGCGCTGCCTTCAGATCTTGTCACATTCACCAAAGAAGGTGAACCTACTGTAGAAGGCCATTTCAATTCGGACGGTGTCTTCTACTCCATTCAGATCGTATATAATTAAGAAGAACTCTCGTTAAACGAGAGGAGCTTCAAACAACATTTGAAACAGTGTAATTTTGATGAAGTTGGAGATAGACGGTTCCCCCCTTCTCTCTGACACACTCATCTTGGATAATAATAAAATGGCGTCCCTGGTCAAGCTTCTGACCTTAAGGGACGCCTATTTTCGTATGTTCTATTGTACTAGTGCTGCAGCTGATCCTGACGAGCAAGGGCTGCGAGCGCACATAGTGCGGCTTCGATCTCGAGCTCTACAGCCTTGGCAACCGCATCGGTATGCGGATCATACTCGGCAGCAAGATCACTGTCTGCGAAGCCGTCGATCGCTACGATCGCTCCAGCCCGTGCACCGCGAAGCGTACTTACGATATAGAGTGCTGCAATCTCCATCTCCGCGGCCAGCGCTCCAGCCAGCTTATATTTACGATGTGGAATCTCCTCCACGCCTGTGAAGAATGCGTCCAGTGTCACCGTTATTCCCACACCAACCTTGGTCGTCCCTGTACTAGTGAATGATCCTGCCTCAGCCTCTGTTCCCGTCCCGGCACTTGATGCTTCCCCTGCGCCACTGCCCACCTTACGAGCAGCAGCGACCAATGCACTGGTTACATCAATATCCGCCACAGCCGGGAAACCGTCCGGTACGAGCTGACGTGTCAGCCCGTCAGAGCGCACAGCCGCTGTGCTGACAATAACGCTGCCTGCCGGATAATCAGCTGTATATGAGCCTGCTGTGCCCACACGAATCAGAGTTTTCACTCCTGCACGAATCAGCTCCTCGAAGCATACAGCTGCACCCGGCGAACCGACGCCATGACTGACCACAGCCATCTGAACCCCTTCATACACACCTATAAATGTACGATATTCACGGCTGAATGCCAGCTCTCTGACATCCTCCAGCTTGCGGGAAATCTTCTCCGCACGGGCGGGATCACCGCACACGACAGCATAGGCGGGCATATCTTCGGAATGAATCTGCAAAATCGGCATTAACATATTAATCAAACTCCTTTTTTGTCCACTCATCCTCAGGAATCGGCAGATCCTCACCCGAAAAACGCTGTTCCTTGAACGGATCGGCAAAATGGTGGAAGCCGTTGCTTTCCCAGAAGCCGTTGCGATCCTCTGTCATGAACTCCAGTCCGCGTACCCACTTCGCACTTTTCCAAAAATACAGCTGAGGCACGACTAAACGCAGCGGAAACCCATGTTTCGGCGTAAGCGGCTCACCGTTATATTTGAACGCAAGCAGTACATCATCATGCATCAGCTCTTCAAGCGGCACATTCGTTTCGTAATCATGATCCGCGTGAATCATGACATACTTTGCCTCCGGCTTAACGCCGAGCAGCTTGATAAATTCGGAGAACCGGATACCCTCCCATGGTGTATCGAACTTCGACCAACGGGTAACACAGTGAATGTCACTCACCATGCTCACCTGCGGCATCGCCTGAAGCTCAGCCAGAGAGAACACTTTCTCTTCTTCGACCTCACCAAAAACCTTCAAATCCCACGTGGAGAGGTCATATTCCGGCACTTCGCCTTCATGCAGAATCGGAAATTTCTCCGTCAGCATCTGGCCTGGCGGCAGCC harbors:
- a CDS encoding TatD family hydrolase; its protein translation is MHSQTFAPLIDAHLHLDKYKPEEQEEMLLSFSSQQVEAVIAVSMNLDSAHANLKLAKQHPRYVYPAFGYHPEQPMPSLTEQEQFFQWIEEHIGHAIAIGEVGLPYYSREEARRSGLEFDQRGYIDLLEQFIMLAKKHNKPVILHAVYEDAGIACDLLEKHQYTRAHFHWFKGSKQTIRRMANNGYFISFTPDIQYETEIRELARQYPAEQVMAETDGPWPFEGPFQGRMTHPAMTRQVIQAWSEITGMGTERATRLFYRNTKRFYRLPE
- the nfsA gene encoding oxygen-insensitive NADPH nitroreductase, encoding MNETIELIMRHRSVRKFKPDPVSEEQLEAIAAAGQMASSSSNVQAYSIIAVTDQEQKAKLAELAGNQAYINECPVFLVWCADLYRLQDAAKRHLPEKESYADSTENFMVATIDAALASQNAALAAESLGFGIVYIGGLRNRIEEVAELLELPDGVYPVYGMCIGVADQETGIRPRLPLKAVLHHNRYQPEQSLKGVQEYDEITAEYLKKRTNGERTTPWSEQMAIRLTEPARLQVRAFLERKGFLKR
- a CDS encoding TetR family transcriptional regulator; amino-acid sequence: MTEPELDIKTRILLAAKKLFAEQGYDGTSVRQICDEAGANVSLVSYHFGGKEKVFDALFEHFFPEHILSALAAESLSPVDGIRRIVGEVVRFTMTDREMSDIVQLEITLRTHRTATVFQYLDPVWNKVREYLQQGKDEGLFKIESASYAMLQVMGAALAHKRAKHSRFGFDYQDMNTEELAEQTVEFVLRGLGVNSHERND
- a CDS encoding ABC transporter permease, coding for MLQALRTLFKKPPVIIGIVTALMFQVIFSVIWMTAYSGVNDRTNELTVAIVNEDGELSKGIADQLAKTLPFHTAANLNAAEALDQLKHHQVHMVLNIPAGFNESLQTAGSTAEIKYTINEANPVTIKSMMQGVSQSVTNTINKQASAQGVQAVLTASGAPSDQAAQAAANLTNRVEGKTTSINPVNGMNNQMVPMMMVLASYVGAMIMGMNLQVAMGMLSTMFSRLTLFGARVVINVGSALVVSLLGSSLIVALGGQIAQGFVAFWLFQALFLCTFMFFSQFFLICFGPAGSLFNIISLSLQLVSSGAMVPRELLNSFYSGIGHYLPATYAVQGILSVQLGGPGVQSAAVSIVVVLLAAVVLSLVVTLLKKGRKPAGMPSPAPANS
- a CDS encoding copper ion binding protein; the encoded protein is MSNITLNVKGMSCNHCVKSVEEAVKSAGASGQVDLAAGTVAVEYNEQAVTVDQIKAAIEDQGYDVV
- a CDS encoding metal-sensitive transcriptional regulator, which codes for MNLDKNGRPVRKSHHSEEMKGNLISRLNRVEGQIRGIKGLIEKDTYCDDVLTQIAAAQSALNSVGKLLLEGHMKSCIVERIQAGEHEVVDELLVTVRKLMK
- a CDS encoding GNAT family N-acetyltransferase, coding for MDNEAVQIRRAQLADFPGISRLMDDLHQMHVQARPDIYRPLQPRLGEKEYAEWFTTDQRYVYAAEHVETGKLIGFSSAQFSIIQDHALFSDRRMLYIHELIVDAAYRGHGTGRKLMQAILDLGKELQVEHMELTVSAFNAQAVAFYEQMGLQVRSCRMEYKF
- a CDS encoding nucleoside phosphorylase — translated: MLMPILQIHSEDMPAYAVVCGDPARAEKISRKLEDVRELAFSREYRTFIGVYEGVQMAVVSHGVGSPGAAVCFEELIRAGVKTLIRVGTAGSYTADYPAGSVIVSTAAVRSDGLTRQLVPDGFPAVADIDVTSALVAAARKVGSGAGEASSAGTGTEAEAGSFTSTGTTKVGVGITVTLDAFFTGVEEIPHRKYKLAGALAAEMEIAALYIVSTLRGARAGAIVAIDGFADSDLAAEYDPHTDAVAKAVELEIEAALCALAALARQDQLQH
- a CDS encoding sulfite oxidase-like oxidoreductase is translated as MHNKAERLKKTKTPSPKVGTDYGDRLPPGQMLTEKFPILHEGEVPEYDLSTWDLKVFGEVEEEKVFSLAELQAMPQVSMVSDIHCVTRWSKFDTPWEGIRFSEFIKLLGVKPEAKYVMIHADHDYETNVPLEELMHDDVLLAFKYNGEPLTPKHGFPLRLVVPQLYFWKSAKWVRGLEFMTEDRNGFWESNGFHHFADPFKEQRFSGEDLPIPEDEWTKKEFD